In the Bacillus shivajii genome, one interval contains:
- a CDS encoding YtoQ family protein codes for MELTIYLAGQIHDNWRQEVKDKAKEMNLPLNFVGPMEDHDRSDHIGEEILGEQPNQIIKDEAASKFNNLRTQVLLKKSDVVIALFGEKYKQWNSAMDASSAIALNKPLILIRPESLHHPLKEISEKAQVTVETVDQALKALSYIFEEK; via the coding sequence ATGGAACTAACGATCTATTTAGCAGGCCAAATTCACGACAATTGGCGACAAGAAGTAAAGGATAAAGCAAAAGAAATGAATTTACCTCTTAATTTTGTTGGTCCTATGGAAGATCATGATCGTTCTGATCATATCGGAGAAGAAATTCTTGGTGAACAACCAAATCAGATTATTAAAGACGAAGCTGCTTCAAAGTTTAACAACTTACGGACACAAGTTTTACTGAAAAAATCTGATGTTGTGATTGCTTTGTTTGGCGAAAAGTACAAACAATGGAATAGTGCGATGGATGCATCATCAGCCATTGCTCTAAACAAACCTTTAATTCTCATACGCCCTGAGTCACTTCATCACCCATTAAAGGAAATTTCCGAAAAGGCACAAGTAACTGTTGAAACAGTTGATCAAGCCTTAAAGGCATTATCTTATATTTTTGAGGAAAAGTAA
- a CDS encoding DUF84 family protein: MKIGIGSTNEAKVQAVKSVFNDTYDIEALSVQSEVSNQPFSDLETKQGAIHRARNIVLNDSFEIGIGLEGGVAEENHQMFICNWGSLVTKSGQVFIAGGARIPLPDEIADELRKGEELGDVIDRWTNKTGVRKNEGTVGVLTMGIVTRDKMFEHVVQLLYGQWMFHEETKK, from the coding sequence GTGAAAATTGGGATTGGGTCAACGAACGAAGCGAAGGTTCAAGCTGTAAAATCAGTGTTTAATGATACATATGATATCGAAGCATTATCTGTACAAAGTGAGGTATCTAATCAACCATTTTCAGATCTTGAGACAAAGCAAGGTGCGATTCATCGTGCAAGAAATATTGTATTAAATGATTCATTTGAAATCGGGATTGGCTTAGAAGGTGGAGTTGCCGAAGAAAATCATCAAATGTTCATTTGTAATTGGGGATCACTAGTTACAAAGAGTGGACAAGTTTTCATTGCCGGAGGAGCTAGAATTCCTCTACCTGATGAGATTGCAGACGAACTGAGAAAAGGAGAAGAACTTGGAGATGTCATTGATCGTTGGACGAACAAAACAGGAGTCAGAAAAAATGAAGGAACAGTAGGAGTTTTAACAATGGGAATAGTTACAAGAGATAAGATGTTTGAACACGTTGTTCAACTACTTTATGGACAATGGATGTTTCATGAAGAAACGAAAAAGTAA
- a CDS encoding M42 family metallopeptidase, with product MKQETFDMFNTLTQLPGAPGFEHQVRAYVREELKKYSDEVIQDRLGGVFGVKKGDEQGPRVMVAGHMDEVGFMVTQITDKGLIRFQTLGGWWSQVLLAQRLQIITENGPVTGVVGSIPPHLLDEAKRKKPMEIKNMYIDIGADDKADAERIGIKPGQQIVPICPLEKMANEKKLLAKAWDNRYGVGLSIELLKELQGEKTPNMLFSGATVQEEVGLRGAQVAANMIEPDLFYALDASPANDATGDKDAFGQLGKGALLRIYDRTMVTHRGMREFILDTAETNDIPYQFFISQGGTDAGRVHTSGSGVPSAVIGVCSRYIHTSSSIIHVDDYAAAKELLTTLVRKTDKTSLESIRDNV from the coding sequence ATGAAGCAGGAAACGTTTGATATGTTTAATACGTTAACACAGTTACCAGGAGCACCTGGATTTGAGCACCAAGTTCGTGCTTATGTTCGCGAAGAATTAAAGAAGTATAGTGATGAAGTTATTCAAGACCGCCTTGGTGGTGTCTTTGGCGTAAAAAAAGGTGATGAGCAAGGTCCTCGCGTGATGGTAGCGGGACATATGGATGAAGTTGGTTTTATGGTTACACAAATTACGGATAAAGGTCTAATCCGTTTTCAAACGTTAGGTGGATGGTGGAGTCAAGTTCTTCTTGCTCAGCGTCTTCAGATCATAACAGAAAATGGACCTGTAACAGGCGTTGTTGGTTCAATTCCTCCACATTTACTAGATGAAGCAAAGCGTAAAAAGCCGATGGAAATTAAAAATATGTACATTGATATCGGTGCTGATGACAAAGCAGATGCTGAACGCATTGGGATCAAACCAGGTCAACAAATCGTACCAATTTGCCCGTTAGAGAAAATGGCGAACGAGAAAAAGCTTCTAGCTAAGGCATGGGATAACCGTTATGGTGTAGGTTTATCGATTGAGTTATTAAAAGAGCTTCAAGGAGAAAAAACACCGAATATGCTATTTTCAGGTGCAACCGTTCAAGAAGAAGTAGGATTACGCGGGGCTCAAGTAGCTGCAAATATGATTGAGCCAGATCTTTTCTATGCACTAGATGCGAGTCCAGCCAATGATGCTACAGGGGACAAAGATGCATTCGGCCAGTTAGGGAAAGGTGCTCTTCTTCGTATTTATGACCGTACAATGGTCACTCACAGAGGAATGCGTGAATTCATTTTAGATACGGCAGAAACGAACGACATTCCTTACCAATTCTTTATTTCACAAGGAGGAACAGATGCAGGTCGTGTTCATACTTCAGGTAGTGGTGTACCATCAGCAGTAATTGGTGTGTGCTCAAGGTACATCCATACGTCTTCATCTATTATCCATGTTGATGATTATGCAGCAGCAAAAGAGCTACTGACAACACTTGTTAGAAAAACAGATAAAACATCTCTTGAAAGTATCCGTGATAACGTTTAA
- a CDS encoding PepSY domain-containing protein: MGWKRFVAGVGAGVAVTVLAKNQLEKRQEQLSPEKALKLVKQKSKSLGTVDGSWIHMITEDLEMDDLTFKVYRGGITCTDEHGQMSAYEFYVDAATGAVLQLKKHDD; the protein is encoded by the coding sequence ATGGGTTGGAAAAGATTCGTAGCCGGTGTAGGCGCCGGAGTCGCTGTTACGGTACTTGCAAAAAATCAATTAGAAAAACGACAAGAACAGCTTTCACCAGAAAAAGCATTAAAACTTGTTAAACAAAAATCAAAATCTCTTGGTACTGTTGATGGTTCATGGATTCATATGATTACTGAAGACCTTGAAATGGATGACCTTACATTTAAAGTTTACCGTGGAGGGATCACATGCACAGACGAACATGGGCAAATGAGCGCCTATGAGTTTTACGTGGATGCCGCTACCGGAGCGGTTCTTCAATTGAAAAAGCATGATGATTAA
- a CDS encoding YtnP family quorum-quenching lactonase — protein MALEQLKVGDMTFTWLNGGVTHMDGGAMFGVVPKPLWSKKYPHNDKEQIELRTDPILIQVDNLNILVETGIGNGKFSDKAKRNFGITQESKIIDSLTALKLTANDIDHVLMTHMHFDHASGASKWENEELVPMFPNATFWVQETEWNELKNPNIRSKNTYFEENWKPIEHQVKNFQESVEVVEGIKLIHTSGHSNGHCILKIERGGKKVYHMADLMPTHAHQNVLWVLAYDDYPMDSIAAKQKYLLPAIEDGAWFIFYHDYKYRALKWDESGKEFVEAVLRNRENE, from the coding sequence ATGGCATTAGAGCAATTAAAGGTTGGGGATATGACCTTTACCTGGTTAAATGGTGGAGTTACTCATATGGATGGAGGAGCAATGTTTGGGGTTGTTCCAAAACCATTATGGTCAAAAAAATATCCACATAATGATAAAGAACAAATAGAACTAAGGACCGACCCAATTTTGATTCAAGTGGATAACCTGAATATTCTTGTTGAAACTGGTATTGGTAATGGAAAGTTTTCAGACAAGGCGAAACGAAATTTCGGTATTACACAAGAGTCAAAAATAATAGATAGCCTTACTGCTCTTAAATTAACGGCTAATGATATTGATCATGTTTTAATGACCCACATGCATTTTGATCATGCTAGTGGGGCATCGAAATGGGAGAATGAAGAGCTTGTTCCGATGTTTCCAAATGCGACGTTTTGGGTGCAGGAAACCGAATGGAATGAACTAAAGAACCCTAATATTCGATCCAAAAATACGTACTTTGAAGAGAACTGGAAGCCAATAGAGCATCAAGTAAAGAACTTTCAAGAATCTGTAGAAGTTGTTGAAGGGATTAAATTAATCCATACTAGTGGTCATAGTAACGGCCATTGTATTTTAAAAATTGAGCGTGGCGGAAAAAAAGTTTATCATATGGCTGATTTAATGCCGACACATGCACATCAAAATGTCTTATGGGTACTTGCTTATGACGATTATCCAATGGATTCAATTGCTGCAAAACAAAAGTATTTACTGCCTGCCATCGAAGACGGTGCATGGTTCATTTTCTACCATGACTATAAATACCGGGCTTTAAAGTGGGATGAATCAGGGAAAGAATTTGTTGAAGCGGTGTTGAGGAATAGGGAAAATGAATAA
- the trmB gene encoding tRNA (guanosine(46)-N7)-methyltransferase TrmB translates to MRLRNKPWASEMIANHPQIVEPDPKNWKGRWSELFENDHPLHVEVGTGKGRFVTRMGEQYPERNIIGVEKFDSVIITGVERLIENPQENVRLLKEDVNEITDFFGEKEVDRLYINFTDPWPKNRHAKRRLTHEGFLQKYAEILKEDGEIHFKTDNQGLFEYSIESMTNFGFKLKNVSLDLHKSEMKDNVMTEYEEKFSSKGMRIYRLEAYL, encoded by the coding sequence ATGCGACTACGTAATAAACCTTGGGCATCAGAAATGATTGCGAATCACCCCCAGATTGTAGAACCAGACCCAAAAAATTGGAAAGGTCGTTGGAGTGAATTGTTTGAAAATGATCATCCATTACATGTAGAAGTCGGAACAGGTAAAGGACGATTTGTCACTCGTATGGGAGAGCAATATCCAGAACGAAACATCATTGGTGTTGAAAAGTTTGACAGTGTCATTATTACTGGGGTGGAGCGATTGATTGAAAACCCCCAAGAAAATGTCCGCCTCTTAAAAGAAGATGTTAATGAAATCACTGACTTTTTTGGTGAAAAAGAAGTTGATCGGTTATATATAAATTTTACTGACCCTTGGCCGAAAAATAGACATGCCAAACGTCGGTTAACACATGAAGGATTTTTACAGAAATATGCCGAAATATTAAAGGAAGACGGAGAAATTCACTTTAAAACAGATAACCAAGGCCTCTTTGAATATTCGATTGAGAGTATGACGAATTTCGGATTTAAACTGAAAAACGTTAGTTTAGACCTTCATAAAAGTGAAATGAAAGATAATGTAATGACAGAGTATGAAGAAAAATTTTCGTCAAAAGGGATGAGAATCTATCGTCTTGAGGCTTATCTGTAA
- a CDS encoding YtzH-like family protein — MEKAHLIREMISIIDNQERTEKGSERDFQRLVNIIYEFRNDVYNENFQGTLQEIKAYAQKRKESVTLDEHINNHLHHMSRWKEELTLFLNGGGAVTIDYEQRKGREV, encoded by the coding sequence ATGGAAAAAGCTCATCTAATTAGAGAAATGATATCCATCATAGATAATCAAGAGCGAACGGAGAAAGGGTCGGAGAGAGACTTCCAAAGGTTAGTAAATATCATTTATGAATTTAGAAATGATGTCTATAACGAAAACTTTCAAGGGACACTTCAGGAAATCAAAGCTTATGCCCAAAAGAGAAAAGAGTCAGTAACTCTTGACGAACATATTAATAATCACTTACACCATATGTCACGTTGGAAAGAGGAATTAACACTGTTCTTAAATGGGGGTGGTGCTGTCACCATCGATTATGAACAAAGAAAAGGTCGTGAAGTCTAA
- a CDS encoding YtzH-like family protein → MAMNYHHQLQLLVDILQNQQDEHYGTHGEYIQVESLANSLIDNHSVPNEVKSLVSNIRQYAKQHDIQEQHANVDISALQQYVSNIQQIESNAQGDSTFM, encoded by the coding sequence ATGGCAATGAATTATCACCATCAATTACAACTGCTCGTTGATATTTTACAAAACCAACAAGATGAACATTATGGTACTCATGGCGAATACATTCAAGTCGAAAGCCTAGCGAATTCACTGATTGATAACCACAGTGTTCCAAATGAAGTTAAGTCACTAGTCTCAAATATAAGACAATATGCAAAGCAGCATGATATTCAAGAACAACACGCAAATGTAGATATAAGTGCTCTACAACAGTATGTAAGTAATATTCAACAAATTGAAAGCAATGCCCAAGGGGATTCAACTTTTATGTAA
- a CDS encoding phosphotransferase family protein, with protein MKHLMGEEWKLHPAGGATGEAYVAQQGDEKIFIKRNSSPFLAVLSAEGIVPKLLWTKRLENGDVITAQRWVNGRELKSSEMKAGRVANLLSRIHRSVELRDMFMRMGNRPLTPRDLYYDLKGRTARIGIQDPYIQHALEWLDYQVSFIQTPEHVVCHADVNHNNWIESEENGLFLIDWDGAIVADPALDLAPLLYIYVPKSDWGEWLAHYGEPLTNELEKRLQWYMVAQCVEGMIWRFERQEYHEITKWSDLLSEILKESEHHSL; from the coding sequence TTGAAACACTTAATGGGCGAAGAGTGGAAATTACACCCTGCTGGGGGAGCAACAGGTGAAGCGTATGTTGCCCAGCAGGGAGACGAAAAAATCTTCATAAAGAGAAACTCTTCTCCATTTTTAGCCGTTTTGTCTGCGGAAGGTATTGTTCCAAAGCTTTTATGGACAAAGCGTCTAGAAAATGGAGATGTGATTACAGCCCAGCGGTGGGTCAATGGTCGTGAGCTAAAGTCATCCGAAATGAAGGCGGGGCGTGTTGCGAACCTTTTATCAAGGATTCATCGTTCGGTCGAACTGCGGGATATGTTTATGCGAATGGGAAATCGTCCGTTGACGCCGCGGGATTTATATTATGATTTGAAAGGACGTACTGCTAGGATCGGTATTCAAGACCCATACATTCAACATGCATTGGAGTGGCTTGATTACCAAGTGTCATTTATACAAACGCCAGAGCATGTTGTCTGTCATGCTGATGTAAATCATAATAATTGGATTGAATCTGAAGAAAATGGCTTGTTTTTAATTGATTGGGATGGTGCAATTGTCGCTGATCCAGCACTAGACCTTGCACCACTGCTATATATATACGTTCCGAAAAGTGATTGGGGAGAATGGCTAGCACATTATGGTGAACCATTAACAAATGAACTTGAAAAACGTTTGCAATGGTATATGGTAGCTCAATGCGTTGAAGGGATGATTTGGCGCTTTGAACGTCAAGAGTACCATGAAATTACGAAATGGTCAGACTTACTAAGTGAAATTTTAAAGGAATCAGAGCACCATTCTTTATAA
- the thpR gene encoding RNA 2',3'-cyclic phosphodiesterase yields the protein MSQAHYFIGVHTSNEVQNHLQTLQQEASLTQYYRKLTYVNDFHLTLLFLGGWESEKRRNLWSALQEQGPHLQPFQLTLSEVGMFGNKTLPRVYWVGVEKNDALFKFQSLVEQQAKSSDFPVQDRPFRPHITLGKGLKDSKVKEVPQKVNVKPLSWDIRQLNLYKVKPGEKPMYEIESSIYFSHPRKKMIKYE from the coding sequence ATGAGTCAAGCCCATTATTTTATTGGAGTTCATACATCAAATGAAGTACAAAATCATTTACAAACACTTCAACAAGAGGCAAGTTTAACTCAATATTATCGAAAGTTAACCTATGTTAACGACTTTCACTTAACGTTGCTTTTTTTAGGAGGTTGGGAGAGCGAAAAACGAAGAAATTTATGGAGTGCCCTTCAAGAACAAGGACCACATTTACAACCTTTTCAACTAACATTAAGTGAAGTAGGAATGTTCGGAAATAAAACGTTACCCAGGGTATATTGGGTAGGTGTTGAAAAAAATGATGCATTATTTAAGTTCCAATCCCTTGTTGAACAGCAGGCAAAATCCTCTGACTTTCCAGTTCAAGACCGTCCTTTCAGACCGCATATAACGTTAGGAAAGGGATTAAAAGATAGTAAGGTCAAAGAAGTACCTCAAAAGGTAAATGTCAAGCCTTTGTCTTGGGATATACGACAATTAAACCTTTATAAAGTAAAGCCGGGGGAGAAACCGATGTATGAAATTGAATCATCAATCTATTTCTCTCACCCTCGAAAAAAAATGATAAAATATGAATGA
- the cysK gene encoding cysteine synthase A codes for MRVVNNMAELIGDTPLVKLQQLPEKGGADVYLKLELMNPSGSVKDRAAFNMIDQAEKDGLLTPDSVIIEPTSGNTGIGLAMNCAAKGYRAILTMPDTMSQERINLLKAYGAEVVLTPGDKKMPGAIEKAHELVKEIPNSFMPMQFENAANPDAHRKATALEIIEAMKQIGKPLSAFVAASGTGGTVTGTGEVLKDHYPDLTVHVVEPKGSPVLSGGKPGPHKLVGTSPGFIPPILNQDVYGEIFCISDEDAYDITRRLSQEEGILVGPSSGAACYSALQVAKRLTPDDVVIAIACDTGERYLSTDLFDFNQKDE; via the coding sequence ATGCGTGTCGTAAATAATATGGCCGAATTAATCGGTGATACGCCTCTAGTAAAGCTTCAGCAACTGCCTGAAAAAGGTGGCGCTGATGTATATTTAAAATTAGAACTTATGAACCCTAGTGGAAGTGTAAAAGACCGAGCTGCATTTAACATGATTGATCAAGCCGAAAAAGACGGGTTGCTAACTCCTGATTCTGTTATCATTGAACCGACTTCTGGAAATACAGGGATTGGACTTGCAATGAATTGTGCAGCAAAAGGGTATCGTGCCATTTTAACTATGCCTGATACAATGAGCCAAGAAAGAATCAATTTATTAAAAGCATATGGAGCTGAAGTCGTTTTAACTCCTGGTGATAAAAAAATGCCAGGAGCAATTGAAAAAGCACATGAACTTGTAAAAGAGATTCCAAACAGCTTTATGCCAATGCAGTTTGAGAATGCTGCTAACCCTGATGCTCACAGAAAAGCAACAGCCCTAGAAATTATAGAAGCAATGAAACAAATCGGTAAACCACTTTCTGCATTTGTTGCAGCTTCAGGAACAGGGGGAACAGTAACTGGTACTGGAGAAGTGTTAAAGGACCATTATCCAGATTTAACTGTTCACGTTGTAGAACCGAAAGGATCGCCTGTCCTTTCTGGAGGAAAACCTGGTCCTCATAAGCTCGTTGGAACGAGTCCTGGGTTTATCCCGCCAATCTTAAACCAAGATGTGTATGGTGAAATTTTCTGTATCTCTGATGAAGATGCTTATGACATTACTCGACGCCTATCACAAGAAGAAGGAATCTTAGTAGGTCCATCATCAGGAGCCGCTTGTTATTCTGCTCTCCAAGTGGCAAAGCGACTAACTCCAGACGATGTCGTTATTGCTATCGCTTGTGATACTGGTGAGCGGTACTTATCAACGGATTTATTTGATTTTAACCAAAAAGATGAATAA
- a CDS encoding MFS transporter, with protein MNNHRRTIFHMKFFYFLAYFSFGGLFPLLSVYLQNEVGLTGAQIGMIMSIGPIVMLLSQPVWGILSDYTRKPRILLSIAAVGTGAMGLMYLFAEDYIWLVVIAAGVALFQSAVIPLSDSMAMNYVHEHGGDYGSIRLWGAAGFAVSVLIMGSLSDWLGQSVIFYGFAIVLFISAFYALKMPKDTTVVRVEILKGMKQLIKVPRFVLFLIITFLVFGPIMANNFYFSLLIQFAGGTLAGVGFAFLLAAGSEIPFMRWVGGWIKKRGIIMVLFLAALASGLRWLFYAAGPSPTFIYVTTIIQGFSIGLFIPAALQYVTELAPKEIKATAVAIYSAVGNGLGAWFFTYTAGVIMDWDSILGVYLFYGIMTLIGAALILVIMRQEKKSSIQQQVT; from the coding sequence ATGAACAATCATCGTAGAACAATCTTTCATATGAAATTTTTTTATTTTTTAGCTTACTTTTCTTTTGGCGGGCTTTTTCCGCTATTAAGTGTCTATTTACAAAATGAAGTTGGATTGACCGGAGCTCAGATTGGAATGATTATGTCAATCGGCCCAATTGTTATGCTATTATCTCAGCCTGTTTGGGGGATTCTTAGCGACTATACAAGAAAACCGAGAATATTATTAAGCATCGCAGCTGTAGGAACAGGTGCGATGGGACTTATGTATTTATTTGCAGAAGATTATATATGGTTAGTTGTGATTGCCGCTGGTGTTGCACTCTTTCAAAGTGCTGTCATTCCTTTATCAGACAGTATGGCGATGAATTATGTTCATGAACATGGTGGAGACTATGGGAGTATACGCCTTTGGGGAGCAGCAGGATTTGCTGTTTCTGTATTAATTATGGGAAGCTTATCTGATTGGCTAGGACAGAGTGTCATTTTTTATGGGTTTGCAATCGTTTTATTTATAAGTGCGTTTTATGCTTTGAAAATGCCTAAAGATACGACAGTTGTAAGGGTTGAAATTCTCAAAGGAATGAAGCAGTTAATTAAGGTTCCGAGATTTGTTCTTTTTCTAATCATTACGTTTTTAGTTTTTGGACCAATTATGGCCAACAACTTTTACTTTAGCTTACTTATTCAATTTGCAGGGGGGACTCTTGCTGGTGTAGGGTTTGCGTTTTTACTTGCAGCAGGTAGTGAGATTCCTTTTATGCGTTGGGTAGGTGGCTGGATTAAAAAACGTGGCATAATTATGGTGTTATTTTTAGCAGCACTTGCTTCTGGTTTACGTTGGCTATTTTATGCTGCAGGGCCAAGTCCAACATTTATTTATGTAACAACAATTATACAAGGTTTTTCCATCGGCTTATTTATTCCTGCTGCCTTACAATATGTAACAGAATTAGCTCCGAAAGAAATAAAAGCAACGGCTGTAGCGATATATTCCGCTGTAGGTAATGGACTTGGGGCTTGGTTTTTTACATATACAGCAGGAGTGATTATGGATTGGGACAGTATTTTAGGCGTATATTTATTTTATGGCATCATGACATTGATTGGAGCAGCGTTAATCTTAGTAATTATGCGCCAAGAGAAAAAGAGTTCAATTCAACAGCAGGTAACATAA
- the pepV gene encoding dipeptidase PepV, translated as MVNWKQEVVNLENEMITETQTFLQMKSVLDERTVRPGAPFGEGIRKTYDWLLNKANEDGFRTKDIDGYAGHIEWGEGEGLIGILCHIDVVPEGDGWTFDPYSAKIKDGKIYARGAIDDKGPTMAAYYALKIVKDLGVSLNKRVRLIIGTDEESNWRCVDHYFKHEEMPSAGFAPDADFPIIYAEKGICDLELKINNISNKRTVQFFQSGERLNMVPEKAIAKVRLDLTTDLENKFTSFLQKCNIKGAYIEDEAVAVLSLEGKSAHGMEPDKGINSGLLLASFINEYVPLSDEESTYFSFLSNYYTGDSRGENLGVAYHDEEKGDVTFNVGFMLLDEQQGEIGVNLRYPDGVGFPNILSKVEKVVKDHKMSLEVSTHEPPHAVDRYHPLIETLSNVYEVQTGEKAELIAIGGGTYARSLKAGVAFGPLFPGQEDVAHERDEYISIDQLKRATSIYAQAIYDLAK; from the coding sequence ATGGTCAATTGGAAACAAGAAGTTGTAAATTTAGAAAATGAGATGATTACAGAAACACAAACGTTTTTACAAATGAAAAGCGTATTAGATGAGAGAACAGTACGACCTGGTGCACCTTTTGGAGAAGGTATACGAAAAACGTATGATTGGCTTTTAAATAAAGCAAATGAAGATGGTTTTCGTACGAAAGATATAGACGGCTATGCTGGACATATTGAATGGGGAGAAGGTGAGGGGCTAATTGGTATCCTTTGTCACATTGATGTTGTACCAGAAGGAGATGGCTGGACTTTTGATCCGTATTCAGCCAAGATCAAAGATGGGAAGATATATGCTCGAGGAGCAATTGATGATAAAGGGCCGACAATGGCAGCTTACTATGCACTGAAAATAGTGAAAGATTTAGGAGTGTCTTTGAATAAACGTGTGAGGCTTATCATAGGTACAGATGAAGAAAGCAATTGGCGCTGTGTTGACCATTATTTTAAACATGAAGAAATGCCTTCGGCTGGATTTGCACCAGATGCTGATTTTCCAATCATATATGCAGAAAAAGGGATATGTGACTTAGAACTTAAGATAAACAATATCTCAAATAAACGAACGGTACAGTTTTTTCAGTCAGGTGAAAGGCTCAATATGGTACCAGAAAAAGCAATTGCGAAGGTGAGGTTAGATTTAACGACTGACCTTGAAAACAAATTTACATCGTTCTTACAAAAGTGCAACATTAAAGGCGCTTATATTGAGGATGAAGCGGTCGCCGTGCTTTCTTTGGAAGGAAAGTCAGCTCATGGTATGGAGCCAGATAAAGGAATAAATAGTGGACTTTTATTAGCTAGCTTTATAAATGAATACGTACCGCTTTCAGATGAAGAAAGTACATATTTCAGTTTTCTTTCGAACTATTATACCGGTGATTCGCGTGGAGAAAACCTAGGTGTGGCATATCACGATGAAGAAAAAGGTGATGTTACTTTTAATGTCGGATTCATGCTGTTAGATGAACAGCAAGGGGAAATCGGTGTAAACCTTCGTTACCCTGACGGAGTAGGGTTTCCCAATATTTTGTCAAAAGTAGAAAAGGTCGTAAAGGATCACAAAATGTCTTTAGAAGTCAGCACACACGAACCCCCACATGCAGTTGATCGCTATCATCCATTAATTGAAACGTTATCAAACGTATATGAAGTACAAACAGGTGAAAAAGCTGAGCTTATAGCAATTGGAGGAGGGACTTATGCTCGCTCATTAAAAGCAGGGGTTGCCTTTGGACCATTATTTCCAGGTCAAGAAGATGTTGCGCATGAGCGAGATGAGTATATTTCAATTGATCAATTAAAAAGAGCTACATCAATTTATGCACAAGCGATTTATGATCTTGCAAAATAA
- a CDS encoding DeoR family transcriptional regulator produces the protein MKPSTDRMLTRIKSIYLYIKRKESVSTKELVEEFGTTQRTIQRDLNVLEYNKLVFSPERGTWSVTSKKTKVS, from the coding sequence TTGAAACCTTCAACAGACCGTATGTTGACCAGGATTAAATCCATCTACCTTTACATTAAACGAAAGGAGAGCGTCTCCACAAAGGAACTAGTTGAAGAATTCGGAACAACTCAACGGACGATTCAGCGAGACCTCAATGTTTTAGAGTATAACAAGCTCGTCTTCAGTCCTGAACGTGGAACATGGTCGGTTACCTCCAAAAAAACAAAAGTGTCATAG
- a CDS encoding pseudouridine synthase, protein MRTDKLLANMGYGSRKEVKKLLKKGGLLVNGEKVTDGKTHIDPENDVIEVFGEKVEYKSFIYLMMNKPQGVISATEDISEETVIDILEPEDVIFEPFPVGRLDKDTTGLLLLTNDGKLAHQLTSPKKKVDKTYRVHIDAPLEEGDKEALEAGVVLDDGYETKPAKLEYINGESGTVVNLTITEGKFHQVKRMFEARGRKVVALKRESMGPLSLDPNLDLGTYRELTDEEIEWLKSANE, encoded by the coding sequence ATGAGAACGGATAAATTACTTGCGAATATGGGCTATGGCTCAAGAAAAGAAGTGAAGAAGCTACTTAAAAAAGGTGGTTTATTAGTTAATGGTGAGAAAGTGACAGATGGAAAAACACATATCGATCCAGAAAATGATGTTATTGAAGTATTCGGAGAAAAAGTAGAATATAAATCATTTATATATTTAATGATGAATAAGCCACAAGGCGTTATCTCTGCAACAGAAGATATATCAGAAGAAACCGTAATAGATATTTTAGAACCAGAAGATGTGATATTTGAACCTTTTCCAGTTGGGAGATTAGATAAAGACACTACGGGTTTACTTCTTTTAACGAACGACGGGAAATTAGCGCATCAGCTAACCTCACCCAAGAAGAAAGTTGATAAAACATATCGTGTACATATTGACGCTCCGCTTGAAGAGGGAGATAAAGAAGCTCTTGAAGCAGGGGTTGTCCTAGATGATGGTTATGAGACAAAGCCAGCGAAACTAGAATATATCAATGGTGAAAGTGGGACAGTTGTAAATTTAACGATTACAGAAGGGAAATTTCATCAAGTGAAACGAATGTTTGAAGCGCGTGGCAGAAAAGTCGTTGCTTTAAAGCGAGAGTCGATGGGGCCTTTATCGTTAGATCCTAATTTAGATCTAGGAACTTATCGTGAGTTAACGGATGAGGAAATTGAATGGTTGAAAAGTGCGAATGAGTAA